The following nucleotide sequence is from Corylus avellana chromosome ca7, CavTom2PMs-1.0.
CTGTGTAATCTCATTTAATTTGGAGATAATCGATCAGATTGTTACCATTTATTACAACCTTTGTATAGTTCGATTTTATTGTAATTCTTGTTTGGTACTAATTACCAATGGCTATTTCTATGTAATATAACACTCTGTTTTATCTTCTAACACATCGCGGAGCTACTGATAACGATTTGATCATGCTTTGTTGACCTGATGCTGCCATTGCTTGTACAATTCAAATGGTGGCTTTCCCCTTTGAAATTGTACAAGTATATATTGGATGAAATTATGTGAGGGAAAATAATCTTTTCCTTTCATCAATTTGATTTTGACATAAACataagtttaaaaattatttaaaagtttGTTAGACCCATGTATAACAGGAACTATTGCATGTTAGGCATATTaattacattaaaaattaagatgACTCAAACTCATCATACGAGGGatgcaatttaattaaattaaagtagATCAATGGCCATCCTAATCCTATGtttattgatttaattagaTTGAATAAAATCCTGAGTAGCCAAATTAATATTGCTTTGAGTTTTATAACTGATCAGAACATTCAGAAAgtagaaaaaccaaaaagagataattaataattactttaaaggataaaattaaaaactatgaCTCTTGCATCGTACGTAGATAAGAATGTTCGATTTGCATAGTTGGgaccactaattttttttcttggtctcCAAGTAAAACCAAAATTTCCCTTCATTTCTCTTCGTTTCTCAGGCCTCGTGTACAGTCATCATCATTTCTGTCAAAAGTTGTGATGATCCAACGGCCATATCCATCagccttttgaattttttttatttttttagtaaaagtttaTTCAAGGGTACGGATGCGAGTttaaatatatagcattaattatatattttcctctcatttctttccATTCAAATTCCTtcatttaaattagaaaaaaataaataaataaataaataatccttcatttatatatatgcacaagTGATCTTAACACCTCAACCAAATTTTGCATCATATATGAGGGAGGCATCAGTGAATCAACGTACCAAGTCATATTGTAGTTAATATCAAGCTGTATAgagatatatatgttgttttcctttttgtcttaAATTATCATAGTTTACTTAAATTATACATTCCTCCTTATTGTCCTTTTTGTCTTATATAATGTCTTCCTCATGGTTTAAAAACCCAATATGACAtaattaagacaaaaatgcctGCCAGTAACTCTAGAATTCTTGAAAATCTTTGTAAAATACTTACACTAAACACTAATACCATATATAGTCCATTATTTCTAATCAATGAACCATGAGGCAAGCCTTATTTCATTTCAtgccttcaaaaaaaaaaaaaaaaaaaaaaaagaaagaaagaaagaaagaaagatgggcTTCAATTAAACAAGTGCCCCATCCCTCATGCTGATAAAAGAGTAACTACCAACCAATACTTGGTTTTAATTTGGGTGGTTTTAATCAAaggaaaatgattaaaacaaaaaggaacaaCAAAACTAGAAAATCGTCAACAAGGGAGATGTTCAAATCATAACATCTTAGACAAGCTTTTCCCAACAATTGTGAGCCAATTAGGAAGAAATTAATCCCTCACTTTCTAAGTTTCATatccacttatcaaaaaaacaaaaacaaaaacaaaaaagatttcAAATCACTTTAAAGGGTTAGTACACAAAACGACCTTGAACTCGAACGAGTACAAGAAGAAGGAAAGTTGAACGAGCTTGTTGGAGATTAGAGCTTTGTTGAATGCCActtaaaaaaagcaaatataagCGTAGATTTTTCATTTGCCTCTACTACTAAATTCATCAATATCATGtcaattaatttgattaataaatgactattttatttcttatttatttatttaaaataatttgttcaCTTTATCAAACTTTTTATAAACAACACATTCTTATACctcaaaatcaaattgatttccatcttacttaaaaaataaaaaattcacttcAAAGGAGACAGTGAGATCCACCAGCCCCTCACATCTCCCTACCGATCATTGAATTAGCATGGGCAAGGAAAATTTTACTAAGATTAATTAATGCTATTCGTTTAATTACTCTGTTTTACGAAAGTTTTGCATGCATGGGGATTAATTAAAGGCATGTATTGGTCCGTTAGTGGGTGTGGCCGTGTGGGGGTGGGGCCAGAAATGTGGATTGGTAATGGTATGATTGGTGGGAAATGGAAGTGAGAGAAAGAGGAGTTATTTGGCATCTCGAAAAGTGCAAAAATATCCTCCTTCTTTTAAGGAATTTTGTGATTTGTCCATTTATGAAAAGGGCAAAATTGGATGGAAACTACCAAAAAGTAATCTTCTTATAGGGTCACTGTCAACAGAATATCAACAAAGCGGACAACTTTTGAGGATTGATACCTTAAAAACGTTGTCAAAACAAACTGTTGTATCAATtacaaatatatttattaaaaaaatataaagctgCCCTATCCTATACCTACCCTACAAGCTACAACCTACAGGCTGCTACGTACAACCCCTCGTTTGCATTTCATTCAtattattttaggctttagcatttattctttattttccttttttggcttAGGCCCTTCGTTTGATATTTTCGCTGCAAACAAGTAAAGCTGTAAAGAATTTCTTATTTTCACAGGGAAAGAAGGCTGACTGCAATGTcttttcaatattcaaataCGGGATAATAGACATTTTCAGATTAggaaaaactaatatatatatatatatatatatatatataataaaataaaaaagaggacCATTCCCCGTAAATGTAATCAAGCAAGGCTTGGGATATTTTGTGAAATTtcggttttcatttttttttaaaaaaaaattttgtggaagttatgttaaaaaaaaaaaaaaagagagaaagatgggCTTCAATTATACGAGTGTCCCATGCTGATAAAAGAGTAACTCCCAACCAATACTTGGTTTTAATTTGGGTGGCTTGAatcaaaggaaaatgaaaacaaaaaggaacaaCAAAACTAGAAAATCAATAAGGGAGATGTTCAAATCACAAGATTTGAGACAAGCTTTTATCAGCAATTATGAGCCAATTAGGAAGAAGTTAATCCCTCACTTTCAAAGTTACAGATCTagttatcaaaaataaaaaataaaaataaaaaaataaaaaaatcaaagggtgAGTACACAAAACGACCTTGAACTCCAATAAGTACAAGAAGAAGGAAAGTTGAACGAGCTTATGGGAGGTTTAGAgcttttttttacatgtctacacaagacgGAGAGggagaatttgaactagtgacattcACTTCATAAGGCATGGTCCCTAACAAATTGAGTTACCCTTAAGACGGGTTAGAGCTTTGTTGAATGCTATTAAAAGGCAAATATAGGTGTAGATTTTTCATTTGCCTCTGCTACTAAATTCATCATGtcaattaatttgattaataaatgactattttatctcttatttatttatttaaaataatttgttcactttatcaatcttttttttttaaaaaaaaaaaatgatttaaaaaaaaaatgaaaattaactCGTAAAACTCAAAACcctccccaatttttttttttgtaagaaaaaccCTCCCCAATTAATCGCAATTCAGAAAACCCTAAAGCAAAAGAGGCTTTGTTGATGTCTCTGGTCCTAATTGCACAGGCTCAGCCCATGGAATCAGAGTCTCCAGGTAAAAAACGAAATTTCTTATTTCGAAAGCTCGTCCAATTGGGCTGAAACGTTGCTTTTTTGTGCAGTTGGTTTTGATGTGCTCAAAATTGATGAAGGAATTGCTAAAGGATCACTAGAATTTGAAGAATGGACAACGCTTATTTCAGGGATTGAGAAATCGTATCCTGTAAGTCTCATACCCACGCTTCAGAATCTTTTTTGATTCACtattctgggttttttttttttttttttttgttaattgtcCTATGTTGGAAAATTTCCAGCTTTAGCCATATAAATGTATTTGTATGTATGAATTTGTGATTGAGATATGACATTAAGTTATTGATGAGAAGTGATAAGTTAATCCACTTCATATAAGAGTGCTAAATGAAGGTTTACTTTGAGAATGGCGCTCAAGGGAGTTAGCTTCTGCTTTCGGAATGCAAGAAAGTGAACAGAGATAGATATAGGTCTATGGAATAACTTCTTTTCTAGTTTTTATAGCTAAGCTAACGGGCATCTTAGAATTTAGATACTTTTGcatatttgttttgatttgtgtTCAAAGGTGTTACTCAAATTCTTTGTTGAGTTTCTTCCCCTTGTAGAGGAAATCATAATGATCTCCTCTGAATGGTATTCATTGCCGCTTGTATGATCATTTGCAACCTGTGTAACCTATACAGAATACCAAGCCCATGTTGCAAAACACATGGAAGAAGTGAAAAACAACTTTTCTGTCCATTTATTATTTGAAGTATCTCCGGATTGGTTTCACACTAGAAGCAGGAAGTTCAGGTTGTAATACTATATGCTTCTGGAGAGGGAGGGCGGTTAGAATTCCCGGGAAGGAAATGTCATTTACTTGTACCCCTCCTGAGATTATTTTGCTTGAAAGGGGTGTATGGCCTTCGTAAATGTGGTGTTGATTTGGAATGTGGACCCGCTTAGCTTAATGTTGATACGCTGGCATGAAAGAACAATTGGATTTTCAAGAGTATGGAGCTTGCCACTTATACAAGTGGACAACTTTTCTAAGTTGTCTTccatattttttccttttggaaaTTCTTTATTCATTAAATCTTAGAGGGTAGTTCTTTTAGGAGGGCCTCTTGCATATACATCAGGTGTATTTGAAGAtgctcttcttttttaataaactcAACTTTCttgtcaaaaattaaaaaaaaatagaagaagaaagtgTTGTACGTCATGCCATCCTTACggttgaaaattttgatgaatATAGATTCCTTCATTATGAATTGCATGTGCATAAGATCTGACAAACTGATGGACCATTTCCCGTTTCAAATATTCAGTAACAAGTGAGATGTGGCAGTTGACTTTTATATTGTTTGCTGTGCATCAGGTGATGCCAAGGTCTCTAACAAAACTAATGGGTTGAGATATTTGGAGAATAGAGACAAGATTCTTATAACATTATCTCTGTGTTTGATTGGAACTATGTGGATGGAGAGGAATAGGCAAGGTTTTGACAGAAATGACACTCCTATACTTGCACGAGATCAATTCTGTGTCTTCTCTGTTTACGCACCTTGAGGGGTAGAGTTCTTTTGCACATCGTGTGCACTTGGACACTACTCTTCTAAAGATACAACTCTATTAGGATGACTTGGCACTAGTGGGTACATTTTGATTACTGTTTCAACTTTACTGCTATTGCTTCAGTTActattaattattgatttttgcTGCTCCTAGATTAGTTCTTAGCTGACTGCAAATGAGATATTTTTTGCAACTACTGCAGgatgaaattcaaaaaatatgctTAGTTTATGACTCCTTGTCTGAGTTTCCCTTATGCCATGGATACTGGAGGAAGTACACTGAGCATAAGACACGCTTATGCACTGTTGACAAggttgttgaaatctttgaacGTGCTGTACAATCATCACCGTGCACTGTTGGTGTGTGGGTTGATTTCTGTAGCTTCAGTATATCAGTTTTTGAGGATCCATCTGATATTCATAGGTAATCTCAATAATCAGGAGACTTGAGCTAGCTTCCATAAGAACTGCTAGCTGTATATACTGTGCAACATGCATTATTGATGTTCTTGGAGTTCTCAGTTATATGAATATAATCTAGGAAGCTTAACCATGCTATTTCACTCTTCAACCAAGAAATTGGAAAGGATTCTAATTAATATGTTTCTTCCCAATCATTattaaagggtttttttttttttttttttttttattattatttttttttttattattattattattattcaaacaaagTTCTCAATCATGTTCGGTATCATTTGTGGGCTTTAAGAATGAAGCCTCTCCAGATTTTCAAGCTTTCCTCTACAAAGTTCGgtcaaataaaaacattttcaagagATTAGGCAGCATGTTGCAAATGCCACCCCTTTCAATGTATAATCTGGACAACCCttatttaatgttttgatgCTATTTTTGTACTTATTGTAGGCCTGGTAGGATAGAAACTTAAATCATGTTAGGGTTTTCTCTTGGTGAGTTTAGGGTAATGACCGTCGCCAGTTTCACTTGATGCTATCACTAAAAAGTAGTAATAAGACAGCATTATATATAACCTAATGTCTATGTAATCTTTTCTCCTGTTGTACAATGGTTTAAACAATATCTACTAATCAAAGCACAATATATAAGTGTGCTTCTTTGTTTATTGtgtgttattatttttacttttaagtaATTGCATGTTTTGCAATTGAAATGTTATTCTCCTCATCATGCTGTACTTGTCAATACATTGGATCTTCTTGATTAATGAGACGTATATAGCCATTCGAAGACAATGATGGTTTCCTCATTTTTTCTACTAGATTGTTTCAAAGGGGCATGTCCTTTGTTGGGAAAGATTACACATACCATACTTTGTGGGACAAATACATTCAATTTGAGTTTTCTCAGCAGCAATGGAGTTCACTAGCACACATTTACATGCAAGCTCTGCGATTCCCAAGCAGGAAGTTGCATCACTATTATGATTGGTATATTTCTTGCTTTTCgtaatttctttttcctaattACTTAAGGTACCTCAAAGTGTATGAGctatgaaaagagaaaaggttgttaacaaaactttttaaaagaatgTTCCTGATTACAAGTATGATTCTTATTTTTCATACTCTTATCACGTGTTTATGAACGACTGAACAAACCAAATAAAATGATCCTTTTCATTTGCTGCAAGTATGCTAAGGAATTTCCATGCACTAACATTATGTAGTCAGTCTTATTTTAATAACTCTGCCATGATCAACCAAAGAGCTCAAAAGAAGCAGTAGTCCACCTCTTCTTCCAGTTGACTTTAAGGCATCAtcctattcaaataaattgaaCACCCAAAGCAGGTTGTTGCAAATAAATCATATTACGATTAATCGTGATAGATGTCCCAGCTGTGAAATGGGCTGGTAAAAACATTCCCAGTATGTCATGATGGACTGATTGATACTGCTAGCATGTTGTACAAACTAAAGGATACATAGTGGATCCCTTATTACGTGTATCTTTCAATAGCAATATCTGCTTATCTAAAGAAACGAAAAACGTCCAAATAATTAATTGCAATGATTAATTATGAGAAACCTTTGGATTGATAACTATTTCTCATTTTGAACCATCATGTAATTGGGTTGGATAAATAGAGAACAAAGAAACTATTAGCATAGAAAGTGAAGATGGCTTTAGCTTATTATGTTAGTCAAGAAAATGAGTAATGTACTGGATATGTAATGGGTTTATGTCTATATCTTTATTATTCAATGAGTAGGTCAATGAATTTCCTAGCCTTCACTTAtctgaaaaaaagtaaaaaaaaaagtaaaaaaaaaaagttacccaAAAAAGAGATCGCACACCTATTTgtctattctattttttttttctcccccgCTCCCCACCCCCCTCTCGTTTGACCATTCCAAAGTGTGGGTTAAGTAACGTCTGGTGAGTAATGTGATACATCACGTCCCCCTCCCCCCATGCCTATGTGGTGTAGTTTCCCAACCAATCTCCATTCACCAAAGAGGGTGATGAATAGAATTACCCGATGTGTGACCCTTTCCAATTTTTAACTTATATAATATTGACTTTATTGATTGTTGTCAAGTTGTATCTGAGATACTTAAACCATGCCAATTGTACCAATTGTAACTGAAGTGATATATTGGGCTTGTTTGGACGATTCTTGTTAGCAATTCACCAGGGAGTTATACAGAATTTTATAGATTGATTGGTTCTTTGGTG
It contains:
- the LOC132188377 gene encoding pre-mRNA-processing factor 39-2-like, translating into MSLVLIAQAQPMESESPVGFDVLKIDEGIAKGSLEFEEWTTLISGIEKSYPDEIQKICLVYDSLSEFPLCHGYWRKYTEHKTRLCTVDKVVEIFERAVQSSPCTVGVWVDFCSFSISVFEDPSDIHRLFQRGMSFVGKDYTYHTLWDKYIQFEFSQQQWSSLAHIYMQALRFPSRKLHHYYDCFKKLVAFLEKEMECQSISAVEKLEAEPVLDNKVSICFKNDEISSIVKDLLDSSAGIARSKALQKYLLVGEWLYKEACQLAEKISCFEANIRRSYFHVKPLDASQMDNWHCYLDFVEMQGDFDWVSF